One genomic window of Salvia miltiorrhiza cultivar Shanhuang (shh) chromosome 4, IMPLAD_Smil_shh, whole genome shotgun sequence includes the following:
- the LOC131021074 gene encoding uncharacterized protein LOC131021074 isoform X9: MAGDDEQPETDSGFQWDDNSQLYYHARTGFYHDPQAGWYYNSRDGLYYKFEDGNYVLLDSNQSGDQVEMLNSNSQDSSACNGSEESDYPPPPSEWLEDTLIDMFLSGYPSQAAHVSGSDTTMPVETYGINILNAPAYDAYDDIEELEEGEWIPDDPDFWRNFSDKIVDEGTSEEEENWRAQYGQVSRPDEEWMSGVQMVDLWDWALVRGTKKDGKSEVFRLVGRLRKPSSKLHPSVPSGGGILKTAPVCEAHLDMEHIYRDRAAERRALHGGFGVGPGQKNSHISSDSAPLSPTLPAEESAAESLSMSFGAGSYARRILEGMGWKEGEALGHSTKGLIEPLQATGNKGTAGLGWDDPRRK, encoded by the exons ATGGCGGGAGACGACGAACAGCCGGAAACTGACTCTGGTTTCCAGTGGGATGATAATTCTCAGCTTTATTATCACGCCAG AACTGGGTTTTACCATGACCCCCAAGCAGGATGGTATTACAATAGCAGAGATGGGCTTTATTACAAATTTGAAGATGGGAATTATGTGCTTCTCGACTCCAATCAG TCAGGGGATCAAGTGGAAATGCTTAACAGTAATAGCCAAG ACTCTTCAGCATGTAATGGCAGCGAGGAATCGGACTATCCGCCCCCACCATCAGAATG GCTCGAAGACACTCTTATAGATATGTTTTTATCTGGGTATCCCAGTCAAGCGGCTCATGTTTCTGGTTCCGACACTACAATGCCTGTTGAAACTTATGGTATCAATATCCTAAATGCACCAGCCTATGATG CGTATGATGATATTGAAGAACTGGAAGAAGGCGAATGGATCCCTGACGATCCTGATTTTTGGAGAAACTTTAGTGATAAAATTGTTGATGAAG GTACATCTGAGGAAGAAGAAAACTGGCGTGCTCAATATGGTCAAGTAAGTCGACCAGATGAAGAGTGGATGTCAGGTGTGCAAATGGTGGATTTGTGGGATTGGGCTTTGGTTCGAGGAACAAAAAAAGATGGAAAGTCAGAGGTTTTCAGGCTTGTCGGCAGATTGAGGAAGCCCTCTAGCAAGCTTCACCCGTCAGTTCCTTCAGGTGGTGGCATACTGAAAACTGCACCAGTATGTGAAGCTCACCTTGATATG GAACATATTTATCGGGATCGGGCTGCTGAGAGAAGAGCTTTGCACGGTGGGTTTGGTGTGGGTCCAGGACAGAAGAACTCACATATTAGTTCTGATTCAGCTCCATTGTCTCCTACTTTACCGGCTGAAGAGTCAGCAGCAGAGTCATTGAGCATGTCATTTGGGGCAGGAAGCTATGCCAGAAGAATTCTTGAAGGCATGGGCTGGAAAGAG GGGGAGGCACTCGGTCATAGCACGAAGGGCCTGATTGAACCTCTTCAGGCAACTGGAAACAAAGGAACTGCTGGTTTAGGTTGGGACGATCCCAGAAGAAAGTAA